DNA from Thermodesulfobacteriota bacterium:
TGGAGACCAAAATGATGACAGATGAAGAAAGGAAATCAGTAGCGGCAGAGTATTTAAAAGCTCTTGATACAGGAAAGCAGTTTTTTCATTTATTTGATGAAGATGCTGAGGTCTTTTTCCCGAATTGGGGCGTTGCAAGAGGGGAGAATGAGTATAAAAAACTTTTCTCTGATTTAGGCGCTTTGGTTGAGGACTTCACACATCACCATGGATATATAAATTGGATTATTCAGGGAGATATGGTTGTGGCAGAGGGATCAAGCGAAGGAAAGTTAAAGACCGGAGAAAGCTGGACTGATAGTAAGTGGTGCGATGTGTTTGAAATAAGAGATGGAAAGATCAAGAGGCTATACATATATCTTGACCCTGAATACTCAAGATATTAACATGAATTTAACTTAGAAGAATTCGAATATTAGCTAAACTCAATTTATATTAATTGGTAGTAGGGAGCAATTATATGACGGATAAACAAGAATCACACAGCTTTTTCCCAGCATTGCCTATAGAAGATTGGGAAGAAACAAAGAACACGCTTCA
Protein-coding regions in this window:
- a CDS encoding nuclear transport factor 2 family protein, producing the protein MMTDEERKSVAAEYLKALDTGKQFFHLFDEDAEVFFPNWGVARGENEYKKLFSDLGALVEDFTHHHGYINWIIQGDMVVAEGSSEGKLKTGESWTDSKWCDVFEIRDGKIKRLYIYLDPEYSRY